A stretch of DNA from Anaerobacillus isosaccharinicus:
AAAGAGAACAGCTAATAAAATACTAATAATACCGATCAACTGCCAAGTCGTTAATAAATCACCAAATAGGAAAATTCCGATACACGTTGCAACTACGGGTTCGATTGTCGCTGAAATTGAAGCTCTACTCGTTTCTACTTTCTCTAATCCTTTTGTGTATAGCAAGTAAGCTAAAACAGTGGGGAACAATCCAAGGCTAATTCCATAACTCCAAAATGGGATTGCTGTCAGTAAATTTTCATTCTGCCAAAGGCCACTTACAGGTAGAAGAGCTACACTAGCAAAGATAAACGTATAGGCAGTTACAGTTTGTGAATCATACTTGGCTAAAGCATATTTACCAAAAATACTATAAAGCGCATAACCAAGCCCAGAGCCTAAACCAACGACAACACCGAACAAACTGATCTTTGACTGATCTAGGGGGAATAAACCAATAACAAGAGTGCAGCCCATTAATGTTAAGAATAATGCCAGTAGTTTTCGATTTGTGAGCCATTCTTTAAATAGTATCCTTGAAATGATCGTTACAAAGGCTGGACCAGTATAAAGAAGAACAGCTGCAACAGAAAGGGAAGTCTCTTGAATGGCAGTGAAAAAGCACCAATTAAAAAAAACAATTGAAAAAATTCCTGTTCCGATGAAATATTTATAATCTTGTTTTTGAATTTTTAATAAAGAAGGGTTTTTTATTAGTAAAATAACTAGCAAAATTATTGCAGCGAATGTCACCCTTACAGTTACGACTTGTAATGGAGTTAATCCATATTCATATAATCCTTGAACAAAAAAGCCAATTGTCCCCCATAACGCTGCTCCCATAACAATAAATATGTAAGCTGTTTTTTTCCATATTTATATCCATTCCTTTCGCTTCGCTCAAGGCACAAAACGTAATGAAACAGGTTTGCCTCGAGCATTATTTTGGCAAATATAGAGCCATAGGGATACCAATTAACTACAAATCACGCGGAGGTGAGTGGGCTGCTTCAGTAGTGGAGTGACCGCATATTTATATGTGTAGATTGCCTTTCCAAGCACAAATAAGTGTGACTTAGAGCACGCAGACTTATCTTTGTATAAACATTACTCGTTTATTGCTGGGCAATCAGTCAATGTTGTCTATCCCTACAATTCTTGTAAAGGAGTTTTCCCTATGGCTTTAAAAATTGTTTACCCTATTTGTTGTGGTATTGATGTCCACAAAACGTTTGTAGTAGCTTGTATTGCTTCTACCGCCAAAGGCGTGACATCTTACAAACGCCATCGCTTTTCAACCTATACCAAAGGGTTAATGGAGCTGTCACAATGGCTTTGTGAAAATGAATGCAAAGATGTTTGTATGGAATCGACCGGGAAATACTGGATTCCTGTGTTTAATATACTAGAAGATTCCTGTAACATCACATTAGCACATCCAAAATACGTCAAGGCAATCCGTGGTAAAAAGACGGATAAAAAAGATGCAAAATGGATCGCTGATTTATTTAAGCATGACCTTGTAGCTGGAAGCTTTATGCCACCACTGGAGATTAGGCAACTTCGTGACCTTATGCGTTATCGCTTCAAGCTCACTAATTTTATGTCTAGTGAGAAAAATCGTCTTCAAAACAGTTTAACCGTGTCTAACATTCAACTAAGCAATATTGTTTCGGATACCTTCGGCAAAAGCTCCATGAACATTATTGAAAAGTTATTACACAATCCATTAGACACTTCGTTTGATTTAGAACCTTTAGTTCATGGCTCCATGAAACATAAACTTCCTGAATTGGAGCTCGCTATTGATGGATACATAACTCCTGAACAGGCTGAAAAATTAAAGGTCATTAAACAACATTATGAAGACCTTGGGTCGCGTAAAGCTGACCTAGAAAAAATTATTCTTTCTCTTGCCGCGTCCTACACAGAAGAAATCAATTTAATCTTAACTGTTCCGTCTTTTAAAAACATCTTTTCTGCCATTGCCGTGGTATCTGAAATAGGTGTCAATATGGACGTGTTTCTGACAGCTAAGCATCTGTGCTCCTGGGCAGGACTTACACCCACAAATAATGAGAGTGCCGGTAAGAAAAAGTCAGTAAGAATTTCGAGAGCTGGATGTTACATAAAACCACTTTTAGTGCAATGTGCTACCTCTGTAGTTAAAAGTGAAAAGCACCCAGAAATTCGAAACCGTTACTTAAAACTTAAAAGACGCCGTGGTCACAAACGAGCAATTATTGCGATTGCACGAATGCTTTTAACAGCTATCTACAATATTCTCAAAAAGAAAGAAGCATATAACGCTGAATTATATATAAAATCCGATGTTTTTCCAGTAACCCGTGAAATCACGGTAGAACAAGCGATTTTACTAGCTAAAAATCATGGTTACCATGTGCTAGCTGCACCTTGATCAACCCCAAATGAATATTTTTTAAAAATCACTATTTGGTGGTTTATTTGTCATGCTCTTTTTTTGGAATGGTGGTTACACAAGTTATTTCAGACTTCACCTCTTACTAAATGTACCATAGAACGATATAAAAAAAAACAGATCGTAATTGATCTGTTTTTTAGTCAATCTAATTTACAATTTTATTTAAATCTTTCAGTAAATATGGTCGACTCTTAAGTTCCTTTGGATCAAAATAAGTGATAAGCAAAGAAGGGTGTTGTTTCACTTCTTTTGTATTGAAGTATAGCTCCAAATCAAATGGAATGACTTCAATCATCGTATGCTTAAAAAGATCTTTTACTGTAAGTTCAAGCTCATGAAAGTCACCTGAAACAAGTTGGTTATTTTCAGCAACAAACTCAAGAAATTTTGTTTGCTTTTCTTTTGTTAAGGTAAAGTTCCACCATGTTTTTCGTGGTTTATGTTTATGATTTAAGAAGAAATCGTAAATCATAAATCCTTTGATAAGTTCGAGATTTGCCGTTTCACGTGCTTTTAGGAATTGCTCGAGGCGAAGGAATAATTCTTCTAGCTGGTGACCGATTTTCGACCATCCTTGGTCGTCCCAGAAGTCTCCAAACTCTTGGAAAAAATCGTAGGGAGATTCAAATTCAGTATCAATTAGATATTCAATCGTATGATCCATACGATGGTCATTCCAATATTTCTCTAAGATATCTTCGACTCGTTTAATTCGAATAATCTCAGAAAAAGAAAGGATGTCATTCTTTAAAATTTCATAAGGTGAGTTGTCCATATAGACATATCCATATTGTTCTGCCTGGCTTCGTAAGCCTGTCCCGCGAAGCATTTTTAAAAATCCTAATTGAAGTTCCTCAGGCCGCATCTCAAATACATCATTAAACGTCTTTTTAAATGAATCATAATTTTCCTCAGGCAGTCCAGCAATTAAGTCGAGATGCTGATCAATCTTGCCTCCTTCTTTAATCATTCGAACTGTTCTAGATAGTTTTTCAAAATTTTGTTTTCGCATGACAAGCTCATTTGTTGCATCGTTTGTAGATTGGACGCCAATTTCAAATCGAAAGACACCTGGTGGTGCGTGAGTGTTAAGGAATTCTAAAACTTCAGGCCGCATAATATCAGCAGTGATTTCAAACTGGAACACACAGCCTTGATGATGATCAATCAGAAATTGAAAGATTTCTAGTGCATAGTTGCGTCTAATATTAAAGGTCCGGTCGATAAATTTAATCAATTTAGCACCATTATCTATTAAGTAAAGTAAATCTGACTTTACTCTTTCAATATCAAAATAACGGACACCTACCTCAACAGAAGATAAACAAAAAGAGCAACTAAAAGGACAGCCACGACTAGTTTCAAAATAAACAATTCGTTTATTTAAATCTTTTTTATCTTCTTGAAACCTATAGGCTGTTGGAATCGTATTTAATTTTAGATTAGGTCTTGGCGGATTTACAATAATCTCCTTACCTTTACGGTAACTAGTACCAAAAACGAGATGATACTTTTGTTCACCGGCAATTTCATCTAACAAATGTTTAAAAGTTTCTTCACCTTCGTTAAATACAACGAAATCTACTTCAGGAACTTTTTCCATCCAATATGGGATATCAAAAGATACTTCAGGACCACCTAAAACAATGTTCAGTTCTGGTTTTACCTTTTTTAGCATTTTTACGATTTCAATTGTTTTTTCGATGTTCCAGATGTAGCAACTAAAGCCGATAACATCAGCATTTTTATCATAGAGATCCGTCACGATATTAAGAGATGGATCCTTAATCGTATATTCTCTTATTTCCACATTATAATCAGCTTCTGTATATGCTTTTAAGAGCCGAAGGGAAAGGGCCGTATGAATATATTTAGCATTTAAAGTTGTTAGTACAATTTTCAAAAATAATCCCTCAATTCGTTAATAATAACACAATCGTATTTTAACATAAAAATGAAAATTATTTGTCTAATATCATCATAACCATGAAAGGGAGGTGTTAACAAAAAGGTTTTTAAGTTTTTGGAGCGAATATCTTAAACATAGCGGATAGAGGAGTAAAGTAATGAAAAGGATAAAGGCGCTTTTGCTATTTTTAATGGTTTTATTCCAAATATTAACGTTTATTTATTTTTTTATTAACGTTGTTACTGCCTTTTATTTAATTGCTTTTAATGTTTTATGTTTTATTTTGTTAATGGTTATAGTAATCATGGAAAGAGTAAAAGAGAAAAGAGAGGAAGATGACGATGATTATAGCAACTACTGAAAATGTACCAGGGAAAAAAGTTGTGGCTTACAAAGGATTTGTGAAAGGAAGTACGATCCAAGCAAAGCATATTGGTAGTGATATATTGGCTGGTCTGAAAAATATTGTTGGTGGCGAAATCAAGGAGTATTCTGAGATGATGGACAAAGCCAGAAAAGTAGCGATTAGCCGAATGGTAAAGGATGCAGAAGGTCTAGGCGCTAACGCGATTATAGCAGTACGATTACAAACTTCTGGTGTTATGAATGGTGCAGCAGAAATTGTTGCTTACGGCACAGCCGTAACTGTTGAGTAGAATGTAGAATGTAGAATGTAGAATGTAGAATGTAGAATGTAGAATGTAGAATGTAGAATGTAGAATGTAGAATGTAGAATGTAGACCTTTGTGAAGTATTCACAAAGGTCTTTCATAATTCATAATTCAATCTAATTCTCAAAATCTAAAAACTTCCCCATTATAATTAAGTCTTCGTAATTTCCATTTGACACCTTCACCTGTCTTTTTTGGCGTCCTTCTTCTATGAACCCGAGTGAGCTGTAGAGGGCAATTGCCCTTCTATTTGAAGCCAATACTTCTAAGCAAAGTTTTTCTAGTAGGGGGTTGTAATCAGCCCACTGTATTAAAGTCGTCAATAAAGCTCTACCGACCCCTTTTCCTCGCCAGTTTTTATCGACAACCATTCCAACCGAGCCGTGGTGAGCGTACTTTAGAAACACTCCTCTTTGAAATGTTAATAAACCGATAATTTTATGTTTATACTCAGCTAAAATCATCACATTACCTTGGTCAGCTTTATATAAATGGATAAATTCGCGTTGTTGATCTTCTGTTATTATATACTCCTCAGCGGATGTAACTAAGGTATCATTTTCCTTAATAACATCATAGCTTAGTTGTAAAACGGAGCCTGCATCCATAGGGTGGGCAGAACGGAGTAATATTCTTGTTCCGTCACGAGAGTAATATTCGTAAGGAATAATAGTCCCCATATTAATCACTCATTTCATATTATTTCTTTAGCAATATATGAAAAAGGAGTGAAATGTGCTACATATTATGGACTTACAACGGAAAAAGCGGTTGCTAATAAGAGGTTTTATTAATAGTCAATTAAACGGTTGAAATATGGGAGTATGCCCAATTTGTACGATTACCTAAAAACCCATTTCGTTTTTATCACAAGACATCCCCCTATTTCATAAGATTGATAGTGTCGATTAAACAAGTACCTAGCTTAAAATGAGGAAGGGGTAAACGAATGTCTTGCGGATGTAACAGCAATAAACAGATGCCATTAGGTATGCCACAGCATATGTGGGTGCAGCAACCTGGAATGATGCCACAGCATATGGGGGTGCAGCAACCTGGAATGATGCCACAGCATATAGGGGTGCAGCAACCTGGAATGATGCCACAGCATATGGGAATGCAGCAACCTGGAATGATGCCCCAGCATATGGGAACGCAGCAGCCAGGAATGATGCCTCAGCAAATGGGAATGCACCAACCAGGAATA
This window harbors:
- a CDS encoding DMT family transporter; translated protein: MWKKTAYIFIVMGAALWGTIGFFVQGLYEYGLTPLQVVTVRVTFAAIILLVILLIKNPSLLKIQKQDYKYFIGTGIFSIVFFNWCFFTAIQETSLSVAAVLLYTGPAFVTIISRILFKEWLTNRKLLALFLTLMGCTLVIGLFPLDQSKISLFGVVVGLGSGLGYALYSIFGKYALAKYDSQTVTAYTFIFASVALLPVSGLWQNENLLTAIPFWSYGISLGLFPTVLAYLLYTKGLEKVETSRASISATIEPVVATCIGIFLFGDLLTTWQLIGIISILLAVLFVQEKPKKVLETNERKCQTL
- a CDS encoding IS110 family transposase; amino-acid sequence: MALKIVYPICCGIDVHKTFVVACIASTAKGVTSYKRHRFSTYTKGLMELSQWLCENECKDVCMESTGKYWIPVFNILEDSCNITLAHPKYVKAIRGKKTDKKDAKWIADLFKHDLVAGSFMPPLEIRQLRDLMRYRFKLTNFMSSEKNRLQNSLTVSNIQLSNIVSDTFGKSSMNIIEKLLHNPLDTSFDLEPLVHGSMKHKLPELELAIDGYITPEQAEKLKVIKQHYEDLGSRKADLEKIILSLAASYTEEINLILTVPSFKNIFSAIAVVSEIGVNMDVFLTAKHLCSWAGLTPTNNESAGKKKSVRISRAGCYIKPLLVQCATSVVKSEKHPEIRNRYLKLKRRRGHKRAIIAIARMLLTAIYNILKKKEAYNAELYIKSDVFPVTREITVEQAILLAKNHGYHVLAAP
- a CDS encoding B12-binding domain-containing radical SAM protein, which encodes MKIVLTTLNAKYIHTALSLRLLKAYTEADYNVEIREYTIKDPSLNIVTDLYDKNADVIGFSCYIWNIEKTIEIVKMLKKVKPELNIVLGGPEVSFDIPYWMEKVPEVDFVVFNEGEETFKHLLDEIAGEQKYHLVFGTSYRKGKEIIVNPPRPNLKLNTIPTAYRFQEDKKDLNKRIVYFETSRGCPFSCSFCLSSVEVGVRYFDIERVKSDLLYLIDNGAKLIKFIDRTFNIRRNYALEIFQFLIDHHQGCVFQFEITADIMRPEVLEFLNTHAPPGVFRFEIGVQSTNDATNELVMRKQNFEKLSRTVRMIKEGGKIDQHLDLIAGLPEENYDSFKKTFNDVFEMRPEELQLGFLKMLRGTGLRSQAEQYGYVYMDNSPYEILKNDILSFSEIIRIKRVEDILEKYWNDHRMDHTIEYLIDTEFESPYDFFQEFGDFWDDQGWSKIGHQLEELFLRLEQFLKARETANLELIKGFMIYDFFLNHKHKPRKTWWNFTLTKEKQTKFLEFVAENNQLVSGDFHELELTVKDLFKHTMIEVIPFDLELYFNTKEVKQHPSLLITYFDPKELKSRPYLLKDLNKIVN
- a CDS encoding YbjQ family protein, whose protein sequence is MIIATTENVPGKKVVAYKGFVKGSTIQAKHIGSDILAGLKNIVGGEIKEYSEMMDKARKVAISRMVKDAEGLGANAIIAVRLQTSGVMNGAAEIVAYGTAVTVE
- a CDS encoding GNAT family N-acetyltransferase; translated protein: MGTIIPYEYYSRDGTRILLRSAHPMDAGSVLQLSYDVIKENDTLVTSAEEYIITEDQQREFIHLYKADQGNVMILAEYKHKIIGLLTFQRGVFLKYAHHGSVGMVVDKNWRGKGVGRALLTTLIQWADYNPLLEKLCLEVLASNRRAIALYSSLGFIEEGRQKRQVKVSNGNYEDLIIMGKFLDFEN